A part of Candidatus Bathyarchaeota archaeon genomic DNA contains:
- a CDS encoding tRNA-guanine transglycosylase, with protein MLEFELRDRDAGARLGRLTVKGKRIETPLFLPVYNPNIPVITPREMRETYGFEAVMTNAYIIYRHEHLRVRALEEGVHSLLGFDGVVFTDSGAYQTFRARLELSQAEIVRFQEEIGVDVGVMLDSPSRGESYDECKRSVLETADRGEEWSRLRTEGRAAWEGVIQGGA; from the coding sequence ATGCTTGAGTTTGAGCTGAGAGATAGGGACGCCGGTGCTAGGCTTGGGAGGCTTACGGTTAAAGGTAAGAGGATTGAGACCCCGCTGTTTCTGCCGGTCTACAACCCGAATATCCCGGTGATAACGCCTAGGGAGATGAGGGAGACGTACGGGTTTGAGGCTGTCATGACGAACGCGTATATAATCTACCGGCACGAGCATCTACGCGTCAGGGCGCTTGAAGAAGGTGTCCATAGCCTCCTAGGGTTCGACGGTGTGGTTTTCACGGACTCCGGGGCCTATCAGACCTTCAGGGCTAGGCTAGAGCTTAGCCAAGCAGAGATAGTGAGGTTTCAGGAGGAGATCGGCGTCGACGTAGGTGTGATGCTCGACTCCCCGTCGCGTGGAGAGAGCTATGATGAGTGTAAGCGAAGCGTCCTTGAAACCGCCGATAGAGGGGAGGAGTGGTCTAGGCTTAGAACAGAGGGGCGGGCTGCATGGGAGGGGGTCATCCAGGGAGGGGCCT